One genomic segment of Hydrocarboniclastica marina includes these proteins:
- a CDS encoding sigma-54-dependent transcriptional regulator, whose protein sequence is MAKFKILIVEDDADLRDALVTTLEVAGHKVLEAGSGEDALVSLGRETVDLVVSDVNMPGISGHQLMAQVHAQHPGVPVMLMTAYGQIDHAVAAIQGGAVDYLVKPFEPRLLLEAIDKSVSGGGRRVDEPVAEDPLSQRLFQLAKKVAASDSTVMICGESGTGKEVLAQYIHRHSPRADGPFVAINCAAIPENMLEAVLFGHEKGAFTGAHASAPGKFEQANGGTILLDEISEMEIGLQAKILRVLQEREVERVGGRKTLKLDVRVLATTNRDLREHVQNGRFREDLYYRLSVFPLQWQPLRVRRGDILPMAEHLLRNHSRKMKLSGIKFEASARDALLRHNWPGNVRELDNAIQRALILQQGQRITADDLCLDAPLGMGSPFSAKVTEPTPMNAIPAYAPEDDQQFAPEPSKREEGLHLNESDQSLGRDLRQHEFQIIIDTLRLERGKRKQAAEKLGISPRTLRYKLAQMRDCGIDVDLELTA, encoded by the coding sequence ATGGCCAAATTCAAGATTCTCATTGTTGAAGACGACGCCGATCTGCGCGATGCGCTGGTAACCACGCTCGAAGTCGCAGGTCACAAAGTACTCGAGGCCGGCAGTGGCGAGGACGCGCTGGTCAGTCTGGGCCGTGAAACTGTTGATCTGGTGGTCAGCGACGTCAATATGCCCGGCATTTCCGGACATCAGCTAATGGCGCAGGTACACGCTCAGCACCCTGGCGTGCCCGTTATGCTGATGACGGCCTATGGTCAGATTGACCATGCGGTGGCTGCGATACAGGGTGGGGCGGTCGACTATCTGGTCAAACCGTTTGAGCCGCGTCTTCTGCTGGAAGCCATTGATAAAAGTGTTTCAGGTGGCGGCCGCCGAGTGGATGAGCCTGTGGCTGAGGATCCGCTCAGCCAGCGCCTGTTCCAGTTGGCCAAAAAGGTTGCTGCCAGCGACTCTACGGTAATGATCTGCGGCGAGAGCGGGACGGGTAAAGAAGTACTCGCCCAGTACATCCACCGTCACTCACCGCGCGCCGACGGACCCTTCGTCGCGATTAACTGTGCCGCCATACCGGAGAACATGCTGGAAGCCGTGCTCTTCGGTCATGAAAAAGGCGCGTTTACCGGTGCCCACGCGTCTGCGCCGGGCAAGTTCGAGCAGGCCAATGGCGGAACTATTCTTCTGGATGAGATTTCGGAGATGGAAATCGGCCTCCAGGCCAAAATCCTGCGGGTGCTGCAGGAACGTGAAGTGGAGCGGGTCGGCGGTCGTAAGACCCTGAAGCTCGACGTCCGTGTGCTCGCCACCACCAACCGTGACTTACGCGAGCACGTCCAGAATGGCCGTTTTCGCGAAGACCTCTATTACCGCCTGAGTGTTTTCCCACTCCAATGGCAGCCGTTGCGAGTACGTCGGGGCGATATTCTGCCCATGGCTGAGCACTTGTTGCGCAATCACAGCCGCAAGATGAAGTTGTCGGGTATCAAGTTCGAAGCCAGTGCCCGCGATGCGTTACTTCGCCACAACTGGCCGGGCAACGTCCGTGAGCTGGACAATGCGATTCAGCGGGCGCTGATTCTGCAGCAGGGTCAGCGCATCACTGCGGATGATCTCTGTCTGGATGCGCCGTTGGGAATGGGTTCGCCATTTTCGGCGAAAGTAACAGAACCTACGCCGATGAACGCGATTCCAGCGTACGCCCCAGAAGATGACCAACAGTTCGCCCCGGAGCCGAGCAAGCGGGAAGAAGGTCTGCACTTGAACGAGTCGGACCAGTCACTCGGCCGCGATCTTCGTCAGCACGAGTTTCAGATCATCATCGATACGCTGCGCCTTGAGCGGGGCAAGCGCAAGCAGGCCGCCGAGAAATTAGGCATCAGCCCAAGAACGCTCCGTTACAAGCTGGCACAGATGCGCGACTGTGGTATCGATGTGGATCTCGAACTCACCGCCTGA
- a CDS encoding carbon-nitrogen hydrolase encodes MTRPHLKVAALQQASSADKATSLATTERLVRQAVSEGAELVVLQELHTTLYFCQTEDVSVFELAEPIPGPTTERLAALARELDVVIVGSVFERRTNGVYHNTAVVLERDGSLAGLYRKMHIPDDPGFYEKFYFTPGDAQFNDGRSGFTPIQTSVGRLGVLVCWDQWYPEAARLMALAGAELLIYPTAIGWDVTDDPDERARQLEAWVTVQRGHAVANNLPVIAPNRIGQEPDPSGQGDGILFWGNSFIAGPQGEFLARADSDSETILHATIDRQRSEAIRRIWPHFRDRRIDAYGDILKRVCD; translated from the coding sequence CTGACCCGCCCTCACCTGAAAGTAGCCGCATTACAGCAGGCGTCCTCAGCCGACAAGGCGACCAGTCTGGCCACCACCGAACGCCTGGTCAGACAGGCCGTGAGCGAAGGGGCCGAGCTCGTCGTGCTGCAGGAGCTCCACACGACACTGTATTTTTGCCAGACCGAAGATGTGAGTGTTTTTGAACTGGCTGAACCCATTCCCGGCCCTACCACCGAGCGCCTGGCTGCTCTGGCCAGGGAGCTGGATGTCGTCATTGTGGGCTCCGTGTTCGAGCGACGGACGAATGGCGTCTATCACAACACAGCGGTTGTGCTGGAACGCGACGGCTCGCTAGCCGGGCTTTACCGCAAGATGCACATACCGGACGACCCGGGCTTCTATGAGAAATTTTATTTCACGCCGGGTGATGCCCAGTTCAACGACGGTCGCAGCGGTTTCACACCGATCCAGACGAGCGTTGGCAGGCTCGGTGTATTGGTCTGCTGGGACCAGTGGTATCCAGAGGCAGCACGGCTTATGGCACTGGCCGGGGCGGAGTTGCTGATCTACCCCACCGCCATAGGCTGGGACGTCACCGACGATCCCGACGAACGAGCGCGACAACTCGAAGCCTGGGTGACCGTCCAGCGTGGTCACGCCGTTGCGAACAACCTGCCGGTCATCGCGCCAAACCGCATTGGACAGGAGCCGGATCCCAGCGGTCAGGGCGATGGCATTCTATTCTGGGGCAACAGCTTCATTGCCGGGCCCCAGGGGGAATTCCTGGCGAGGGCCGATAGCGACTCTGAAACCATTCTGCATGCCACCATTGACCGGCAAAGATCCGAAGCAATCCGGCGGATATGGCCCCACTTCCGGGACCGCCGGATCGACGCCTACGGCGATATTCTCAAACGGGTGTGTGATTGA
- a CDS encoding sodium ion-translocating decarboxylase subunit beta has protein sequence MDKLMTLWTGSGLYNLSIGQAVMILVGLVLLYLAINKKFEPLLLVPIGFGGIMANIPEAGLALTALENALHFGRPEVLAALAPIMEVDYQMGQALTPELFKTFKGAIVDMDAAEYVAASGVATDFGYSSGILNSFYEVAIGSGVAPLLIFMGVGAMTDFGPLLANPKTLLLGAAAQFGIFATVIGAALLDGSGLMDFTMLEAAAIGIIGGADGPTSIYVASILAPHLLGAIAVAAYSYMALVPLIQPPIMRALTTKKEREIKMSQLRHVSRLEKIVFPISVLLLTALFLPDAAPLLGMFCFGNLMKECGVVERLSDTAQNALINIVTIVLGLSVGAKLSADKFLDMQTLGILVLGMAAFCIGTASGVLMAKLMNAVTKEPINPLIGSAGVSAVPMAARVSNKVGLEANPQNFLLMHAMGPNVAGVIGSAVAAGVMIKFLS, from the coding sequence ATGGATAAGCTAATGACGTTGTGGACAGGCAGTGGCCTGTACAACCTGAGTATCGGCCAGGCGGTAATGATCCTGGTCGGGCTGGTACTCCTGTATCTTGCGATCAACAAGAAGTTCGAACCGTTGCTGCTGGTGCCGATCGGGTTTGGCGGAATCATGGCCAATATCCCCGAAGCCGGCCTGGCGCTGACTGCGCTGGAGAATGCGCTGCACTTTGGTCGGCCTGAAGTTCTGGCGGCGCTCGCCCCCATTATGGAAGTTGACTATCAGATGGGGCAGGCGCTGACGCCTGAACTGTTCAAGACCTTCAAAGGCGCCATCGTCGATATGGACGCAGCCGAGTACGTAGCAGCGTCTGGCGTTGCAACCGACTTTGGTTACTCCAGCGGTATCCTGAACAGCTTTTATGAGGTCGCTATCGGTAGCGGCGTAGCGCCTTTGCTGATCTTCATGGGCGTGGGTGCAATGACGGACTTCGGGCCGCTGCTGGCTAACCCAAAAACCCTTCTGTTGGGGGCTGCTGCTCAGTTCGGCATCTTTGCGACTGTGATTGGCGCGGCGCTGCTTGATGGAAGTGGGCTGATGGATTTCACCATGCTGGAAGCGGCAGCCATCGGTATTATCGGCGGTGCTGACGGACCAACTTCTATCTATGTGGCATCTATTCTCGCCCCTCATCTTCTGGGCGCTATTGCTGTGGCGGCGTATTCTTATATGGCATTGGTGCCACTGATTCAGCCACCCATCATGAGGGCGCTCACGACCAAGAAAGAGCGTGAGATCAAGATGAGCCAGCTTCGGCATGTGTCTCGGCTGGAGAAGATCGTTTTCCCGATCTCCGTGCTCCTGCTGACCGCACTGTTCCTGCCAGACGCGGCACCGCTGCTGGGCATGTTCTGTTTCGGTAACCTTATGAAGGAGTGTGGCGTTGTCGAGCGTCTGAGCGACACAGCCCAGAACGCGCTGATCAATATCGTCACTATCGTCCTGGGACTTTCCGTTGGGGCCAAGCTCAGTGCTGACAAGTTTCTTGATATGCAGACCCTGGGTATTCTGGTGTTGGGCATGGCGGCGTTCTGTATCGGCACGGCGTCGGGTGTGCTGATGGCCAAGTTGATGAATGCGGTAACCAAAGAACCCATCAATCCGTTGATCGGGTCAGCGGGGGTTTCCGCCGTGCCTATGGCGGCTCGCGTATCCAACAAGGTGGGGCTGGAAGCGAATCCTCAGAACTTCCTGCTGATGCACGCAATGGGCCCCAATGTTGCCGGTGTTATTGGCTCTGCAGTCGCGGCCGGGGTGATGATCAAATTTCTTTCCTGA
- a CDS encoding AAA family ATPase yields MKKLIQNTVDRLNQILLGKDEQVRLSLCCVLARGHLLIEDIPGMGKTTLSHALAQTLGLTYQRIQFTSDLLPADILGYSLFERDTGTLRFHAGPIFAQVILADEINRASPRTQSALLEAMEERQVTIEGETRPLPSPFFVIATQNPLEQGGTFPLPESQLDRFLMRLNLGYPTAEAERQLLEGIDRRVLLDELAAELNPDTVQTLQAGVDRITTSGALLDYVQRILAYTRQSSDIHHGLSPRAGLGLVRAARAWAMMDGRHHVLPEDVQAVLPYVVEHRLQRREGQAPLAPELLEKVAVIA; encoded by the coding sequence ATGAAAAAACTGATTCAGAATACAGTCGACCGTCTCAACCAGATCCTGCTGGGTAAGGATGAGCAGGTGCGCTTATCCCTGTGTTGCGTTCTGGCCCGGGGACACCTGCTTATCGAAGACATTCCGGGCATGGGCAAGACAACGCTGTCCCACGCGCTGGCACAAACACTGGGCCTGACCTATCAGCGCATACAGTTCACCAGCGATTTGCTACCTGCAGACATTTTGGGCTACTCACTGTTTGAAAGGGATACGGGCACGTTGCGCTTTCACGCGGGGCCGATATTTGCGCAGGTCATTCTGGCGGATGAAATAAACCGTGCCTCGCCTCGTACGCAAAGCGCCCTGCTTGAAGCCATGGAAGAGCGGCAGGTAACTATCGAAGGAGAGACGCGCCCGCTGCCATCTCCCTTTTTTGTGATCGCGACTCAGAACCCGCTGGAACAGGGCGGCACATTCCCACTGCCCGAGTCCCAGCTCGATCGTTTCCTGATGAGATTGAATCTGGGCTATCCCACCGCCGAAGCCGAGCGTCAGTTGCTGGAAGGCATCGACAGACGCGTGTTACTGGATGAATTGGCGGCAGAACTGAATCCCGACACTGTGCAAACGTTACAGGCGGGCGTAGATCGCATCACGACGTCCGGCGCGCTGTTGGATTACGTTCAGCGTATTCTGGCCTATACCCGGCAGAGTTCAGATATTCACCACGGGCTTTCCCCAAGGGCGGGGCTGGGTCTGGTCAGGGCGGCGCGTGCCTGGGCGATGATGGACGGTCGCCATCATGTTCTGCCCGAGGATGTTCAGGCAGTTCTGCCATACGTAGTGGAGCATCGACTACAGCGCCGGGAGGGACAGGCGCCGCTGGCGCCGGAGCTGCTGGAAAAGGTCGCGGTGATCGCCTAG
- a CDS encoding LysR substrate-binding domain-containing protein: MLEIKHLKTIQAVAETGSLTRAADLLHVTQSALSHQLRDLELFFGVKVFHRKSRPLRLTAAGERLLTLGDSIMPALREVEDTLMQMGRGKQGRLHMAIECHSCYLWLIPSVNDYRPSWPDVELDFIGHLNFEPLPALARGELDLVVTSDPLELPGITYVPLFAFEIRLAVAPAHPLATLPAVLPEHLADQMLLTYPVAEERLDVFRHFLTPAGIRPVGVRTAEMTMMMAQLVASQRGVAALPTWALREYEAAGLLKGLPLADGLWSNLYAAVRSDDLQAPFMQAFLKTVENRSFQSLPDIRRVSSIPGH; this comes from the coding sequence ATGCTCGAAATAAAACACCTGAAGACCATACAGGCGGTAGCGGAAACCGGCAGTTTGACCCGCGCTGCGGACCTGCTGCATGTGACCCAGTCAGCTCTTTCCCACCAATTGCGCGATCTCGAGCTGTTCTTTGGCGTGAAAGTGTTCCACCGCAAGAGCCGGCCGCTACGTCTGACTGCTGCGGGTGAACGGCTCCTGACCCTGGGCGACAGCATCATGCCGGCGTTGCGCGAGGTAGAAGACACCCTGATGCAGATGGGCCGCGGTAAACAGGGCAGGCTGCACATGGCCATCGAATGCCACAGTTGTTATCTATGGCTGATCCCTTCGGTAAACGATTACCGGCCCAGCTGGCCGGACGTGGAGCTCGACTTTATTGGTCATCTCAATTTCGAGCCCCTGCCTGCCCTGGCCCGGGGGGAACTGGACCTGGTGGTTACCTCTGATCCACTGGAGCTGCCGGGCATCACCTATGTACCGCTCTTTGCGTTTGAGATCCGCCTGGCGGTAGCGCCGGCCCATCCATTGGCCACGCTGCCCGCTGTTCTCCCGGAGCATCTTGCAGATCAGATGCTGCTGACCTATCCCGTCGCCGAAGAGCGGCTGGACGTGTTCCGGCACTTTCTCACCCCGGCAGGCATCCGACCTGTCGGCGTCAGAACCGCCGAGATGACCATGATGATGGCGCAACTCGTGGCCAGCCAAAGGGGCGTTGCAGCGCTGCCAACGTGGGCTTTGCGGGAATATGAAGCGGCGGGGCTGTTAAAGGGCTTGCCGCTCGCGGATGGCCTCTGGTCAAATCTCTATGCGGCCGTACGCAGCGATGATCTTCAGGCACCCTTTATGCAAGCCTTTCTGAAAACTGTCGAGAATCGGTCTTTTCAGAGTCTGCCAGATATACGCAGAGTTTCGTCCATCCCTGGCCATTAA
- a CDS encoding sensor histidine kinase, with the protein MYQIQSLPTESVNKSGDRNANAAADANNKVTALFRQESRPGALSTAVTEQRSEGLQRETVEAPVDEALDLFNRMSRQITDSYRTLESRVNQLSGELSNEARERQRQLEEKERIADRLTTLLEAMPAGVVVLDSQGVVSQCNPAARELLGEPLENQRWLDIIQRSFSPRRDDGHEVSLRDGRRVSIEIRSMGHEPGQLIVLTDLTHTRQLQTQLARSERLSSMGRMVASLAHQVRTPLSAAMLYAGHLCQSDLDENLRKRCADKLMARLAHLEHQVRDMLIFARGETRLAETRQVGDLVEQLESAAESTLRNQGATLEIEYAEGRDEDAWVLCNREALVGALMNLVNNSLEAGAKTLSLAVSRTNAQVVIQLVDNGCGFAQETSTRLVEAFHTTKAHGTGLGLAVVTAVLKAHGGQFQLESSGQGATATVVLPIHAAGERI; encoded by the coding sequence ATGTATCAGATCCAGTCTCTACCGACAGAAAGCGTGAACAAATCAGGTGACCGCAACGCCAATGCGGCTGCGGATGCCAACAATAAGGTTACCGCGCTTTTTCGCCAGGAAAGCCGTCCGGGAGCACTCTCGACTGCGGTAACCGAGCAGCGGTCCGAAGGCTTGCAGCGCGAGACGGTTGAGGCTCCGGTCGACGAGGCACTGGACCTGTTTAACAGGATGTCCCGGCAGATTACGGATTCCTATCGCACCCTCGAATCACGGGTCAATCAACTCTCAGGTGAGCTCTCAAACGAGGCCCGCGAGCGCCAGCGTCAGCTGGAAGAAAAAGAGCGCATCGCCGATCGGCTGACCACGCTGCTCGAAGCCATGCCTGCGGGCGTGGTCGTGCTCGACAGCCAGGGCGTTGTCAGTCAGTGCAACCCCGCCGCACGAGAACTCCTGGGCGAGCCTCTTGAGAACCAGCGGTGGCTGGATATTATTCAGAGAAGCTTCTCTCCGCGCCGTGATGATGGACATGAAGTATCCCTGCGAGATGGTCGTAGGGTGAGTATTGAGATTCGTTCCATGGGTCATGAGCCAGGCCAGCTGATTGTCCTGACTGACCTGACTCATACCCGGCAGTTGCAAACGCAGTTGGCTCGTTCTGAGCGTCTTTCATCCATGGGCCGGATGGTGGCATCCCTGGCGCATCAGGTACGTACGCCGCTATCCGCCGCAATGCTCTATGCCGGCCATCTATGCCAGAGCGACCTGGACGAGAACCTGCGCAAGCGCTGTGCCGATAAACTCATGGCGCGCCTTGCCCACCTCGAACACCAGGTGCGGGATATGCTGATCTTTGCCCGCGGCGAGACACGACTCGCAGAGACCCGTCAGGTCGGTGACCTGGTCGAGCAGCTTGAGTCCGCCGCAGAGTCCACCTTGCGCAACCAGGGCGCTACCCTGGAAATCGAGTACGCCGAAGGCCGCGACGAAGATGCCTGGGTACTGTGCAACCGGGAGGCCCTGGTCGGTGCCCTGATGAATCTGGTCAATAACAGTCTGGAGGCGGGTGCGAAAACGCTCAGTCTGGCTGTATCCCGCACCAATGCACAGGTTGTCATCCAACTCGTCGATAACGGCTGCGGTTTTGCTCAAGAGACGTCAACCCGACTGGTCGAGGCGTTCCATACCACTAAAGCGCACGGCACAGGTCTCGGCCTGGCTGTCGTCACTGCGGTACTCAAGGCCCATGGTGGTCAGTTCCAGCTGGAATCCAGCGGCCAGGGCGCGACAGCGACTGTCGTGCTGCCAATCCACGCCGCCGGTGAGCGAATCTGA
- a CDS encoding sigma-54 dependent transcriptional regulator, translated as MAEENKILVLSEDSKRSHDLSIILDFLGEEAVVLDGASWRRDVLEHVESSDEVLAVVMDSESPSNARYMDELLEWDNSIPVLMLGDAPTELDGVEARNHVIANIHWPPNYNKFVDSLYRAQVFRQQYTRTQERGKQREVQLFRSLVGTSRAVQQVRHLMGQVADKEVSVLITGESGTGKEVVARNLHYHSPRREKPFVPVNCGAIPGELLESELFGHEKGAFTGAISTRVGRFELAEGGTLFLDEIGDMPLSMQVKILRVLQEKTYERVGSNRTLNADVRIVAATHKNLDSMISDGLFREDLFYRLNVFPIEMPALRERVEDLPLLINELISRMEKEKRGSIRLNSAAILSLCRHDWPGNVRELANLVERLAIMHPYGVIGVQELPKKFRYVDDLDEGRSFEDVGMPVMGAGLAGLDSPALLPVNGLDLKDYLGNLEKSLIQQALDESGGVVARAAEKLRIRRTTLVEKVRKYGLREDGEE; from the coding sequence ATGGCAGAAGAAAACAAGATTCTGGTTCTGTCCGAAGACAGTAAACGTAGCCACGACCTTTCCATCATTCTGGACTTTCTGGGAGAGGAAGCGGTCGTTCTCGATGGTGCGTCCTGGCGTAGAGACGTTCTGGAACACGTCGAAAGCAGCGATGAAGTACTTGCGGTTGTTATGGACAGCGAATCTCCCAGCAACGCGCGCTACATGGACGAACTGCTTGAGTGGGACAACAGTATTCCCGTGTTGATGCTCGGTGATGCGCCTACGGAGCTCGATGGTGTCGAGGCGCGCAACCACGTTATCGCCAACATCCACTGGCCACCGAATTACAACAAGTTTGTCGACTCGCTATACCGTGCGCAGGTATTTCGCCAGCAATACACCCGCACCCAGGAGCGCGGAAAACAGCGGGAAGTACAGCTGTTTCGGAGTCTGGTCGGAACCAGCCGCGCGGTTCAGCAGGTGCGACACCTTATGGGTCAGGTCGCCGACAAAGAAGTGAGCGTGCTCATCACCGGCGAATCCGGCACGGGTAAAGAAGTGGTGGCCCGAAATCTACACTACCACTCGCCGCGCCGGGAAAAGCCTTTCGTACCGGTGAACTGTGGCGCAATCCCGGGAGAACTGCTGGAGAGCGAGCTGTTCGGCCACGAGAAGGGCGCTTTTACTGGCGCGATTTCGACCCGGGTAGGGCGTTTTGAGCTGGCCGAGGGCGGGACGCTCTTTCTCGATGAGATCGGCGACATGCCCCTGAGCATGCAGGTCAAGATTCTTCGTGTGCTTCAGGAAAAAACCTACGAGCGGGTAGGCAGCAACCGGACGCTCAATGCCGATGTCAGGATTGTGGCCGCTACTCATAAGAATCTCGACTCCATGATCAGTGACGGTCTCTTCCGGGAAGACCTGTTCTACCGCCTCAATGTGTTCCCGATAGAAATGCCGGCGCTGCGGGAGCGAGTCGAAGACTTGCCCCTGCTGATCAATGAATTGATCTCGCGTATGGAAAAAGAAAAGCGTGGCTCAATCCGGCTCAACTCTGCTGCCATTCTCAGCCTCTGCCGCCACGATTGGCCGGGTAACGTCCGGGAGCTGGCAAACCTGGTGGAGCGGCTTGCGATCATGCATCCGTACGGCGTTATTGGTGTGCAGGAGCTGCCGAAGAAGTTTCGCTACGTTGACGATCTGGATGAAGGCCGGTCTTTCGAGGACGTTGGCATGCCGGTCATGGGTGCAGGCCTTGCGGGTCTTGATTCTCCCGCGTTGCTGCCGGTGAATGGGCTTGACCTCAAAGACTACCTGGGTAACCTCGAAAAGTCCCTGATCCAGCAGGCGCTGGACGAGTCCGGCGGCGTGGTGGCGCGTGCCGCGGAGAAGTTACGCATACGGCGCACGACCCTTGTGGAGAAAGTGCGTAAGTACGGGCTGCGTGAAGACGGGGAAGAATAA
- the metE gene encoding 5-methyltetrahydropteroyltriglutamate--homocysteine S-methyltransferase: MAQLHLLGLPRIGPDRELKWALEKYWRGDISAEALIEVGHTLRLAAWQHQADLGADLITVGDFSWYDGILDHSLMFNLIPRRFREGPSLKGFASYFALARGHQDGSRKLGPSPMLKWFDTNYHYLAPELDADSHPQLDATALLEQVGEARTLGRPVKVVLVGPVTLLWLSRAEGGTDPERLRHLEALTTCYAELLENLHTAGVAWVQLDEPALCTDLPESWRSAYERTYQRLGSSPVPLILATYFDGLRENMTLALQLPVAAVHIDLVRSPSQLATALDRLGPNKILSLGVIDGRNIWRADLNKLLATLEPVHERLGDRLWLSTSCSLLHVPYRVDRENTLPDFLRHGLAFAEEKQAELALLKAALNQPRDTTIEDQLASAASAVDTLLSHPERNHSPTRTKLRNISAEDRQRTETHAERKRLQQRTLKLPLLPTTTIGSFPQDQAIRQARKALRDGAISYDDYRARMADAITDTIRAQEALGLDVLVHGEPERTDMVEYFGERIEGFETTRHGWVQSYGSRCVKPPIIYGDCRRRTGLTLDWMAIARAATDKPLKGMLTGPVTLIAWSFVREDIPMAAVADQLALCLREEIEDLEALGITIAQVDEPALRELLPLRKSDQPTYMDWAIAAFRLATAGAHASTQIHTHMCYSQFSDIMPNIKALDADVITIEAARGELALVHDLRNAGYTADVGPGIYDIHTPLVPTQTELQFRLAEILQYLPADQVWVNPDCGLKTRSWAEVKPALQAMVAAARAQREALTEKTRQKGVAEKV, encoded by the coding sequence ATGGCACAGCTGCATCTTCTGGGTCTACCCAGAATCGGGCCAGACCGCGAACTTAAATGGGCATTGGAGAAGTATTGGCGTGGGGATATATCTGCGGAGGCACTGATTGAAGTCGGCCATACGCTGCGTCTGGCGGCCTGGCAACACCAGGCCGACCTCGGTGCGGACCTTATAACGGTGGGCGACTTCAGCTGGTATGACGGAATACTCGATCACAGTCTGATGTTTAACCTGATTCCCAGGCGATTTCGCGAAGGGCCTTCCCTGAAAGGCTTCGCGTCCTACTTTGCACTAGCCCGGGGGCATCAGGACGGGAGCCGCAAACTGGGCCCGAGCCCCATGCTCAAGTGGTTCGACACCAACTATCACTATCTTGCCCCGGAGCTGGACGCCGACAGCCACCCGCAACTGGACGCCACTGCTTTGCTCGAACAGGTCGGAGAAGCCCGCACTCTGGGCCGGCCCGTCAAGGTCGTTCTGGTTGGCCCGGTCACTCTGCTTTGGCTCAGCCGCGCGGAGGGCGGAACCGACCCCGAGCGGCTCAGGCACCTTGAGGCCCTGACTACCTGCTACGCCGAACTTCTCGAAAACCTGCACACTGCGGGCGTCGCCTGGGTGCAATTGGACGAGCCAGCACTGTGTACTGACCTACCCGAATCCTGGCGGAGCGCATACGAGCGAACCTACCAGCGGTTGGGTTCCAGCCCCGTGCCCCTGATTCTTGCAACTTATTTTGACGGCCTGCGCGAGAACATGACCCTCGCATTGCAGCTTCCTGTTGCCGCGGTGCATATCGACCTGGTCAGATCGCCCAGCCAGTTGGCGACCGCACTGGACCGCCTGGGTCCAAACAAGATTCTCTCGCTCGGCGTGATCGACGGCCGCAACATCTGGCGAGCCGACCTCAACAAACTCCTTGCGACGCTCGAGCCCGTCCATGAACGCCTGGGCGACAGACTCTGGCTCTCGACCAGTTGCTCACTGCTGCATGTCCCCTACAGGGTCGATCGGGAAAATACCCTTCCCGATTTTCTACGCCATGGCCTGGCCTTCGCGGAAGAGAAACAGGCTGAACTGGCTTTGTTGAAAGCAGCGCTGAACCAGCCGCGCGATACCACCATTGAGGACCAGCTGGCGTCTGCTGCCTCGGCAGTCGATACACTCCTGTCCCACCCTGAGCGCAACCATTCCCCTACGCGCACGAAACTCCGAAATATCAGCGCGGAGGATCGCCAGCGGACTGAGACCCATGCTGAGCGCAAGCGGCTGCAACAAAGAACGCTCAAGCTCCCGCTTCTGCCCACTACCACCATTGGCTCTTTTCCTCAGGACCAGGCTATCAGGCAGGCGCGCAAAGCCTTACGGGACGGCGCTATCAGCTATGATGACTACCGCGCCCGTATGGCCGACGCGATCACAGACACCATCAGAGCGCAGGAAGCCCTGGGGTTGGATGTACTCGTACATGGCGAACCTGAGCGAACCGACATGGTGGAATACTTCGGCGAACGTATCGAAGGCTTCGAAACCACTCGCCACGGCTGGGTGCAGAGCTACGGCTCCCGATGTGTCAAACCGCCCATCATTTATGGCGACTGCCGACGCCGAACGGGGCTGACACTCGATTGGATGGCTATCGCCCGGGCCGCCACGGACAAACCGCTCAAAGGCATGCTGACCGGCCCGGTGACCCTCATTGCCTGGTCCTTTGTGAGAGAGGATATTCCGATGGCAGCAGTGGCGGACCAGCTGGCGCTTTGCCTGCGCGAAGAAATAGAAGACCTGGAAGCGCTAGGCATCACGATAGCCCAAGTCGATGAGCCCGCCTTACGGGAACTGCTGCCACTGCGCAAAAGCGATCAGCCGACATACATGGACTGGGCTATTGCCGCGTTCCGGCTGGCGACAGCGGGCGCTCATGCAAGTACTCAGATTCATACCCACATGTGCTATTCGCAGTTCAGTGACATCATGCCCAACATCAAGGCGCTCGATGCAGATGTGATTACCATCGAGGCGGCCCGCGGCGAACTCGCGCTTGTCCATGACCTGCGCAACGCTGGGTATACGGCGGATGTTGGCCCGGGAATATATGACATACACACGCCGCTGGTCCCGACCCAAACTGAGCTGCAGTTCCGCCTTGCCGAGATACTGCAATACCTGCCAGCGGATCAGGTCTGGGTTAATCCGGACTGCGGCCTTAAGACGCGTAGCTGGGCCGAAGTAAAGCCTGCGCTACAGGCAATGGTTGCCGCGGCCAGAGCACAGCGCGAAGCTCTGACAGAGAAGACCCGACAGAAAGGCGTGGCAGAAAAGGTCTGA